The following are from one region of the Verrucomicrobiaceae bacterium genome:
- a CDS encoding peptidylprolyl isomerase produces the protein MKKALLLCPFVFLSLLSPSSAQLPVPEKLQPAATAPVGADIDKLADEAQRSVFQAADKNGTSTAAKPSGTTTAAPPLVSAPTRGTYTVPALTAREDPALWPKDSVHKLAIMQVSFGGTEEEVVIELYKNSAPNTVANFIDLCSSKFYDGLAFHRAIEDFLVQTGDPLTADDDKRDQWGTGGETRTLPYESSKRPHRLGTVAMARRADSVNPERRNNSSQFYFALGHYDFLEGKYTAFGQVVSGLETLEYISRMPVDSNDCPIARIEIASIRVIDHKGPLIPRAIAGKRGSKKSSAPQGMFGRFLSRVW, from the coding sequence GTGAAAAAAGCCCTCCTGCTCTGCCCATTCGTCTTTCTCAGTCTCCTCAGCCCATCTTCCGCACAGCTCCCAGTGCCGGAAAAGCTCCAACCAGCGGCCACCGCTCCCGTCGGCGCAGACATTGATAAACTAGCAGATGAGGCCCAGCGCTCCGTCTTCCAGGCCGCAGACAAAAATGGCACCTCTACCGCTGCCAAACCCAGTGGCACCACCACCGCCGCCCCGCCTTTGGTCAGCGCCCCCACACGCGGCACCTACACCGTCCCCGCTCTCACTGCCCGCGAAGACCCCGCACTCTGGCCCAAGGACTCCGTGCATAAACTCGCCATCATGCAGGTTTCCTTCGGTGGCACCGAGGAGGAAGTCGTCATCGAGCTCTATAAAAACTCTGCCCCCAATACCGTCGCGAACTTCATCGACCTCTGCAGCAGCAAATTCTATGACGGGCTCGCCTTTCACCGCGCTATCGAGGACTTCCTAGTCCAGACCGGCGACCCACTCACTGCTGATGACGACAAACGCGATCAATGGGGCACCGGAGGGGAAACTCGCACCCTCCCCTATGAAAGCAGCAAGCGCCCCCATCGACTCGGCACTGTCGCCATGGCACGCCGTGCCGACAGCGTGAATCCTGAGCGCCGCAACAACAGCAGCCAGTTTTACTTCGCCCTAGGCCACTATGACTTCCTCGAAGGAAAGTACACCGCCTTTGGCCAAGTCGTCTCCGGCCTCGAAACGCTCGAATACATCTCCCGCATGCCCGTGGACAGCAACGACTGCCCCATCGCCCGCATCGAGATCGCCTCCATCCGCGTCATTGATCACAAAGGCCCGCTCATACCCCGTGCCATCGCCGGAAAACGTGGTAGCAAAAAGTCCTCTGCCCCGCAGGGCATGTTCGGTCGCTTTCTCAGCCGCGTCTGGTGA
- the deoC gene encoding deoxyribose-phosphate aldolase, translating into MPTAPTSLRRLMDEIGPVDTLGIEERVAKYTTRSIKKNAKVFGLRLAVSMVDLTTLEGKDTPGKVASLCQKALRPHDHSDIPSTAAVCVYPSMVRHAKKHLTGNAVKIASVATAFPSGQTSLTTRLAEVRSAVADGADEIDMVINRGAFLSGDLHRVQDEISAVLTACGKATLKVILEVSELETYDNIRAASFLAMRVLRPGDFIKTSTGKTSSNATLGNNQVMLEAIRDHFLSTGIPIAMKPAGGIRTAKQALHFLIAVKETLGDTWLHNSRYRFGASALLNDLVRH; encoded by the coding sequence ATGCCCACCGCACCCACCAGCCTACGCCGTCTGATGGATGAAATCGGCCCCGTGGACACTCTCGGCATCGAGGAACGAGTCGCCAAGTACACCACCCGCAGCATCAAGAAAAACGCCAAGGTCTTCGGCCTCCGCCTCGCCGTCTCCATGGTCGATCTCACCACCTTGGAGGGCAAAGACACCCCTGGCAAAGTCGCCTCACTCTGCCAAAAAGCGCTGCGCCCGCATGACCACAGCGACATCCCCTCCACCGCAGCCGTTTGCGTCTATCCGAGCATGGTACGACATGCCAAAAAGCACCTCACAGGCAACGCGGTCAAAATCGCATCCGTCGCTACCGCCTTTCCCAGTGGCCAGACCTCCCTCACCACCCGCCTAGCAGAAGTCCGCAGCGCCGTCGCCGATGGAGCGGATGAAATCGACATGGTCATCAACCGTGGTGCCTTCCTCAGCGGCGATCTCCACCGCGTACAGGACGAAATCTCCGCCGTCCTCACCGCCTGTGGCAAAGCCACCCTCAAAGTCATCCTCGAGGTCAGCGAACTCGAAACCTACGACAACATCCGCGCCGCAAGCTTCCTCGCCATGCGTGTACTCAGGCCTGGTGACTTCATCAAAACCAGCACCGGCAAGACCTCTTCCAACGCCACCCTCGGCAACAATCAGGTCATGCTGGAGGCCATCCGTGACCACTTTCTCTCCACCGGCATCCCCATCGCCATGAAGCCCGCTGGCGGCATCCGCACGGCCAAACAAGCCCTGCACTTCCTCATCGCCGTCAAAGAAACCCTTGGCGATACATGGCTCCACAACAGTCGCTACCGCTTCGGAGCATCCGCGCTGCTCAATGACCTCGTTCGCCACTGA
- a CDS encoding class I SAM-dependent methyltransferase, producing the protein MSIDGIHDKVLALLLADSRAAGWRSYLDIGAGHGTLIKKVKSKLQVTSSVCDYTDTLMKLPDQKVDIANLNHEPLPYPDASFDIVTATEVIEHLEDFRLVVREIHRVLRPGGVCILSTPNILNLNSRLRFLWFGFWNLFGPLPVRNSALYSTGGHINPVSWFYVAHAMLDSGFEGVEPHIDKVQRSSLLKYVLLIPFIRLFGWMAMRRERHRYHTLDEANEPLVRAMNSTPILLGRTIIALGRKV; encoded by the coding sequence ATGAGTATCGACGGCATTCACGACAAGGTTTTGGCTCTCTTATTGGCTGACTCCCGCGCAGCGGGCTGGCGCAGCTATCTGGATATCGGTGCCGGGCATGGGACCCTGATCAAAAAGGTCAAATCAAAGCTCCAGGTCACCTCCAGCGTCTGCGACTACACGGACACGCTCATGAAACTGCCGGATCAGAAGGTGGACATCGCAAATCTCAACCATGAGCCTCTCCCCTACCCAGATGCCAGCTTCGACATCGTCACGGCCACCGAGGTCATCGAGCACCTAGAGGACTTCCGCCTGGTCGTGCGTGAGATCCACCGTGTGCTACGCCCAGGTGGTGTCTGCATCCTCAGCACTCCGAATATCCTGAATCTGAACTCCCGCCTGCGCTTCCTCTGGTTTGGGTTCTGGAACCTCTTCGGCCCGCTCCCAGTGAGAAACAGCGCTCTCTACTCCACGGGCGGTCACATCAATCCCGTCTCCTGGTTCTACGTCGCTCATGCCATGCTGGATAGTGGGTTTGAGGGTGTAGAGCCGCACATTGATAAGGTCCAGCGCTCCTCCCTTCTCAAATACGTCCTGCTCATCCCCTTCATCCGGCTCTTTGGCTGGATGGCCATGCGCCGTGAGCGCCATCGCTACCATACCCTCGATGAGGCGAACGAGCCGCTCGTACGAGCGATGAATAGCACACCGATTTTGCTCGGACGCACCATCATTGCCCTGGGGCGCAAAGTCTGA
- a CDS encoding glutathione peroxidase, producing the protein MTLSSAIAADSGIHAITIQDIQGKEKSLKDYAGKVMLIVNVASECGYTPQYEGLQALHEKYAAQGLIVLGVPCNDFGGQEPGAEPQIIAFCTERYKVTFPMTAKVAILGASKHPLYTALTQTGGDVGWNFEKFLVGKDGKVLQRFGSDVEPTAPELTTAIDAALK; encoded by the coding sequence ATGACCCTCAGCAGCGCCATCGCCGCAGACAGTGGCATTCACGCCATCACCATCCAGGATATCCAGGGCAAAGAGAAAAGCCTCAAAGACTACGCTGGCAAAGTCATGCTCATCGTCAACGTCGCTTCCGAATGTGGCTACACCCCGCAATATGAAGGACTACAGGCCCTCCATGAAAAATATGCAGCCCAGGGACTCATCGTCCTCGGTGTGCCATGCAACGACTTCGGCGGCCAAGAACCCGGCGCAGAGCCGCAAATCATCGCCTTCTGCACAGAGCGATACAAGGTCACCTTTCCCATGACCGCCAAAGTGGCCATCCTCGGAGCCTCCAAACATCCGCTCTACACCGCACTCACCCAGACTGGTGGTGACGTAGGCTGGAACTTTGAAAAATTCCTCGTCGGCAAAGACGGCAAGGTCTTGCAGCGCTTCGGCTCCGATGTCGAGCCCACCGCCCCAGAGCTCACCACCGCGATCGACGCCGCCTTGAAGTAA
- a CDS encoding PEP-CTERM sorting domain-containing protein (PEP-CTERM proteins occur, often in large numbers, in the proteomes of bacteria that also encode an exosortase, a predicted intramembrane cysteine proteinase. The presence of a PEP-CTERM domain at a protein's C-terminus predicts cleavage within the sorting domain, followed by covalent anchoring to some some component of the (usually Gram-negative) cell surface. Many PEP-CTERM proteins exhibit an unusual sequence composition that includes large numbers of potential glycosylation sites. Expression of one such protein has been shown restore the ability of a bacterium to form floc, a type of biofilm.): MAKTAIYLILAATSLFGQTYRYWDSNGNGNPSILDGSGTWNVSGSKEWYNGTTNVNWDNSAGWTAVLGNGGTAGTVTVSSTIVATGIVLQPATGSYTLAGTMGMPLQLGSGGITANDSATITTDIQLNAAQSWTVAGGQSVQFSGTIIGSVSLQKDGTGTLAFTAASPSMSGTVTVSAGKLSVTNTSGSATGTGGVIIGNGGTLEGTGFITGLVQVQSGGIIAPGVSSATGIGTLTLGSASVAAGGSINLGISSTSSFDRLVINNNLSMSTSGAINLTLNAGFTPAAGQSFDLVDWGSLSFGGANLASTLSLPDISAYNLAWDSSAFNATGTVSIVAAIPEPGRALLTGLGLCATLLRRRRAAAR, from the coding sequence ATGGCAAAGACTGCCATCTACTTGATCCTAGCAGCGACATCACTCTTTGGTCAGACTTATCGCTATTGGGACTCCAACGGCAATGGTAATCCATCCATTCTGGATGGCAGCGGAACGTGGAATGTCAGTGGATCAAAAGAGTGGTACAACGGCACCACGAACGTAAACTGGGATAACTCCGCCGGTTGGACAGCGGTGCTGGGAAATGGCGGCACCGCAGGTACCGTGACTGTAAGCAGCACGATCGTGGCCACGGGTATCGTCCTCCAACCAGCAACGGGTAGCTATACCTTGGCTGGCACGATGGGTATGCCGCTTCAGCTTGGCAGTGGGGGGATCACGGCGAATGACTCCGCGACGATCACGACCGACATCCAACTCAATGCAGCGCAGTCGTGGACAGTCGCCGGGGGGCAATCCGTTCAGTTCAGCGGGACGATCATCGGCAGTGTGAGCCTACAAAAGGACGGTACTGGTACGCTGGCCTTCACGGCCGCATCTCCTTCCATGAGCGGCACGGTGACGGTGAGCGCGGGCAAACTCAGCGTGACGAATACGAGCGGCAGTGCCACCGGTACGGGCGGTGTGATCATTGGCAATGGCGGGACGCTGGAGGGTACAGGCTTCATCACTGGGCTCGTCCAGGTGCAGAGTGGCGGGATCATCGCGCCAGGAGTGAGCTCGGCGACGGGGATCGGCACACTCACGCTGGGCAGTGCCAGTGTGGCTGCTGGAGGCAGCATCAATCTGGGGATCAGCTCTACGAGCAGCTTTGACCGATTGGTGATCAATAACAATCTCAGCATGAGCACCAGTGGGGCGATCAATTTGACACTCAATGCAGGTTTTACGCCCGCAGCGGGGCAGAGCTTCGATCTGGTGGACTGGGGCTCTCTGAGCTTCGGAGGGGCAAATCTAGCCTCGACACTGTCTTTGCCGGATATTTCTGCCTACAATCTCGCATGGGACTCTAGCGCTTTTAACGCCACGGGGACGGTCAGCATCGTCGCCGCCATCCCAGAGCCTGGACGTGCACTTTTGACCGGTCTGGGCCTGTGTGCGACTCTGCTGCGCCGTCGCCGTGCCGCAGCTCGATAA